In a genomic window of Roseiflexus castenholzii DSM 13941:
- the scpB gene encoding SMC-Scp complex subunit ScpB, with amino-acid sequence MEQSPLLDIPAPSAPTTVQLIEALLFVAGEPVTVTELARVLDLSPDAIEQALDDLAAACAGRGVRLQRDADRIQMVSAPEAAAVVERFLGTPPSSRLSAAALEVLTIIAYRQPITRAQIEAIRGVDSSGVLRALLSRDLIAEGGRLETLGRPILYVTTVEFLRQFGLSSLDDLPPLDLPELPVS; translated from the coding sequence ATGGAACAATCGCCGCTTCTCGACATTCCGGCCCCATCCGCGCCGACAACGGTGCAACTGATCGAAGCGCTGCTCTTCGTCGCCGGTGAACCCGTCACGGTCACCGAACTGGCGCGCGTCCTTGATCTCTCGCCGGATGCCATCGAACAGGCGCTCGACGATCTAGCGGCAGCCTGCGCCGGGCGCGGCGTCCGCCTGCAACGCGACGCCGATCGTATCCAGATGGTTTCCGCACCGGAAGCGGCAGCGGTCGTCGAGCGGTTCCTGGGAACGCCGCCATCATCTCGCCTGTCGGCGGCTGCGCTCGAAGTGCTGACTATCATTGCCTATCGCCAACCCATCACACGGGCGCAGATCGAAGCCATTCGCGGCGTTGACAGCAGCGGCGTGCTGCGCGCACTCCTGTCGCGCGACCTTATCGCAGAAGGCGGACGTCTCGAAACCCTTGGACGCCCAATCCTATATGTCACGACGGTTGAGTTTCTCCGGCAGTTCGGTTTGAGCAGCCTGGACGATCTTCCTCCTCTCGATCTGCCCGAACTGCCGGTGTCGTGA